The sequence GATGTGCCCAAATCCACtatctctttctttatctttgACCAAAGTCATCGtggcaaataaataaataaataaaccgtaaatttatttaattaattaattattggtAGGATGACATGAAATCAAACTCTTTTTCTTGTTAGTTCAATACCATTTTTCAAAGTGAAAATTaagaattattattttataatttttacgAAGAAAAAAGAATCATTTATTAGGTGGGTGTTTTTataacctttaaaaaaaatatattacgttttattaagctttcatcctgttaattattatcattatcattttaatatattacCTTTTGGActatgtttatgaaatttgtatttcaattattaaaaatttattgttttatttttttagttgccaatcatgttaatttattttagcaATATTTTTGTATTAGtcacatatttaaatatttagaaataacTTCCGCTATTCTATGCTTTATAAGTAATTATGACTCTactttataaatatatgatacaataaAATCTCTAACACCCTAATAGTATTACACTGTAAAATTGGTAAATGAGATGCACTAGTTCGATGTGTACCACTGCTAACTTACACTTAAATAGTGGCATCCTGttaacataaattttatatatttgactTAAAAAGTCAAAGTTCAACTTGTATatgtataaaaatatattttgtaaagtaAAAATTTTGGAGAACAACCTTCACACCTAAATTCAAAGTCTTCGTTTTTATACATGGATAAATGTACCAATTTGACGACGAGTTATGTACAAAAATAGTTGTGTCCCAATGATACATTTATAGTTCTCCTATCTCTTTCAAAAGACATCTAAACTCGAAGAGACGTCCCAAAGATTGAATGGAATCAACGAGCACCTAAATTCAAATAATCACATTTTTGGacatgaatcacattcataaattaattgttGCACCGATTTAATGTGTAaatacatatacattcaaaagtCATGTCCTCTCGGCAAAAGAATTGCACCTTTATTGTTCTAAtgtctttcaacaaatatttaCACTTGAAGAGTCCTACCCAAATGATTGAaaggtaaaatagatatttgctAAAACCATAAggaaaaaagaggaaaagaaacatttttctctataacccatttatatatgttatagattattattttcttctaaagaaggtctcttttttttttttttttttcaagactATTTTCCATAAGTAAACCCAAAAAAGAGTATTAATAGTCCACAGTAAAattatgttttccttttcaatatgtatatataaatattttttaaattttggattttaaattttactatatgcatttttatatttttttttattttgtttacatacaaaaccaattataattttataataatataaattttgtttactaaGATATTCACTtaggttcattttaatatttttacaacgacgacatttacataataatataactAAGTTAGATTTGAGcctacatcatttaaaatataaaacaaatgaCTTGAGTGAGAAATAATATTGTAAATCAAATTCCAGCAACATATGAATTATAGAAACAATTGTATtatcaatattaattttacatcaAGACTTATGTGTGTAGTGTATTCGatagtttaaattttttatcattattttttatattttaatgcatgctatatatctttttattttatataattagattatatttaaactataaaatataaaaaaaatgtaaggaaaaaaaaataagaaataagaaatagttatcaaataagtttctgtttttttaaaaaaaatgggaaatatgaatagttatcaaacatatttctatattaatttctcataaaagagaaaacgaaaaacaaaaaataggaaATAAGAACGTTATCAAACGGCCCTTATTGTCTATTAGTTTTTGAAATGAAACTTTTCTTCAAACTTAttctttaaaagtttagaaaaaaaGAAGTACTTGGTTTCTATGGATTTTTACCCAAGAATAATtaggtaaatatttttttcgTCTCCATCTATTTTAATGATcatacttttaattttctttcattttaaactttattctttcatcaatttatataataatctgtacttttgaaaatttattagatGTGTTTTgcttttaacttttcaagtgtttagtttaaaaatataattctttTTAGAAGAATTTTAAGTATCAAtcacttaaaataatttttacattttcagagtttattttataaaaatgacTTGActgaaaaatacttttatttttctctaattcaTTAAGATAGGTCCATTGTCTTGGTCCCTTTCTTGAAATGCTAGGCATACATTTGTATTAAAGTATACAAGAAGCAAAACAAACATGAAAAGAATACATAAACTAAGATGAACAAAAGtaaaagtataaatattaaaataaacaattttaaaagatatatcaCAGAAGAaccaaaataaagtaaaatcgaagatagaaattaaatagaataAACAAGAATTTAAAGTAACATAATACCATATGTAATGTTTACACGAGaagtacatgaatgaatcaagaTTGCATCTGAATGAAAATGATCTTAAGGATATGAAAGTATCGTTAAGAACAGCTTAATAGAACTAAATCTTACTATACCTATACTAAAAATAAACATCTTCTCTTTTTGGTGCTCAATCTTaaaaactccaaagttaagtgtACTTAGTTTTGAGTAATTTTATGTTGAGAGTGATATCCTGAAAGTATTTTTAAGAAGCATGTTAATTTGTAGGGataatttttattcttaaaatgggtttaaaacaaaataatattgttAGGATGTAGAGAAAGTCGAAGTCATGTTGAATCTGAACATGAGCCGTTATAccataaataaatagatttttttccAATATGGCATTGCAATCGTAGGTCTTTTTCCCCTTGAGATCAACGTCATGAAGGGTGAGAATAAAACTCAAACCATATATCAttcttgaatttaaaaaatcattttgatcCTTATATCTTGATGttgatcatttcattttttattttaactaatttgGCTAAGAGTAATGatagtttctattttttttaattaaacccaAAACCCAAATTCGTTTTaaagaaagtagagaaatttTTCGGACACAGAAAAAAAATGTTCagtaaatcaaaataaattctATGACACATGAACAAAAATGGTATCCATTACTAAACTTTTATTAATATTACATTAAAAGAATggtatttaaattttgttaggAGTGATTTTGGATAGTTGAACATATAATCAACATAAAATAGGAACATCACTttcgacaaaaaaaaaaaaaaaaaaaaaaaaaaaaaagattcagGACCAAAGTACCACCTTAAGATCAAAATAGAGCTAGGAAAAAATGGCTAACAAACCAACTTGCTCGATTGAGCCTGCCCTGACTCGAAAACATCGTCCTAGGACTAAAATGAGCTTAAGAAAAGAGTCAAGACCAAACCTAACAAAATAGTCCATAAAGCACTGACTCAAGTAGTAGGTTATTCTAATGTAGCTcatattcttataaatagatCAATATAGCTCCAAAAAAAAGTAAGACAATTTTCACTCTCAAATTCTTCAGTTTGACATTCTTTCGGTCTCTAATATAAATTGAAGTGTCTGACAAGCAATTCACTACATCGGTGTGCAAATTTCTCATTGTTCTTTACCTTTAGATGTAGAGAGAGaaatacccaaaaaaaaatttgaaagatatTGATAAAAGTGTGATGTGGGAGAATCTAACCTCAAATCACAAGGTTGAAATttgagctacgctcttgttggtgaaatacctaaaaatTAATGGTTATTATTATGGAGCATTCATTTTAGAGATTTAAATAGTTTTTTGTTCAATAATTCACTcagtcttttttatttttttttattttttttttttttttgagttggtaagaaaaatagaatttgaaCTTTGGAGTAGTGTTCTCAGATCCGTATCGTAAAGTTCAATTAAATTATACCTAACTAACTTTATTTAATAGTATCCATTatctatgtttatttattagaaATTTGGTCGATTTTTAAAATCCTAATAgattattaaaacaatattatttctatttttatttcatttttatatatatatcttcttatccataaaataaggtaccaaaaaacaaaaaagaaaagggaaaaaaaaaaagaaaaaaaaaaacccagcATATTCTAAATATTCCAGCATCCAAATCAGAGCATAAACTAAAAGCAACCACAAATTAAAATGGCATGCAATTGCAAATTAAGACATGAAATCGCATAACAATTCATCTTTCAAATAATATAGATATAAACAACCCCTTGGAAAGGCCGAAGAGAAGTCTTCCTCTATCTACAATTTTGCGATTTACTGTACAAGAAACCAAAAACAACAAGATTAGATGCATCTAATTCGAGTCAGATCCAAATCCTGATCATGATCCGTTTCACCAAAACTCAATCAAACACTTCACGGAAGAACAGGAACGCACAAATTTACGAGTAGCGGTTCAAATTACACGACGGATCCATCGATCGATCGATCTATTGGTTCGACGAAATTAACCGAGACCTAATTTCTTTTAGATTTTAATTACTACCAGTGGCACAACTCGAGGCGACGAGAACAGAGAGTACAGAGATACTTCCTCTTGATCTTGAGGCAGAGAGGAAGGAAACAGAGCTTCCATCGCCTTTCGACATCAATGGCGTAGACTTTGCCTTGACAGAAAGGGCAAGTTCCAGGCGCTTGTTGTCGACCTAACTCTCGCTCTTTCTCTTCCCATACGCATGCGAGCCACATTCTTCTGCGGTGTTTCTGTGTTCCTTCTACGGCGGCGATTGAGGATATTTTGCGGCGGAGCGCACGATGTCGACCGGAAAACGAGATGAAAAAGAGGGGAATCGGtaagtgagagagagagaggaaaaagaaaaagggaaatatGGTGTGAAAGGGAAAACCGCTTTTTAGTTGTAATAGAAAAACGGAGATATGGAAGCCAGTATTTATAGAGGGAAAAttcaagttttatttatttgtttttgttttatttatttaatagatctataatttgttattattgttaACTTTTTAATTGGGGAATTATCACTTTTATTTTTCCCGAGTATACTAGATTATTCTTTACGGTATTTTCATCGTTAATCCTTCCAAATTATTGTAAATTGCCTATCTaaatttcttctattttcttaaaataaattttgttagtgacgattttgaaataaagaaaaataagtcaaattatttataaatagtaaattattattgtctattattgatagacaatgatattttatcttgtttgaaaatattttaagtaactttaccatttaaaacaattacccttTTATTAACAATAAGGTGATGTCTTAGAATTATTATTTTACAGGCTTATTTGGACACGTGAACATGTTCATATGTTGTTAACATGAATTTAGATCTTTAGGGGCCGTTTGGATTAAAGTTTTCTCAATGCCCAGGAATTAAGGATGTCTGGGaattatatgttaaaaaaaaattgagattgtgaaAACAAGtccaaacgatcatttacaaaatattatacgatcgcttaaattatctacacgattgttgagctccgctacacgatcgtttacaaaatactatacgatcacttaaattatctacacgatcgctgagtaacaaaacgctatacgatcgcctacccaatgctatacaaTCACCTACCAAATGTTATACAATCGCTTACtaaatgttacacgatcgttgagtaataaaatgttatacgatcgcctacccaatgctatacgattgcttaccaaatgctacacgatcgcttacaaatactacatgatcgctaagtaacaaaatgctatacgatttcACGGctagaaggaagaagaaatgaaaacccACATTTCTTAATGAGTATGCAATTCCTTCATTTGTGTGCGTAAAAGATACCTAGGAATTGCTTTTTTccaagttaaataaataaatcccaCCAACCAAACATGGactcttttctctccaatcaAATGGCCCTTGGAGAAATTTTGTAATATAATAGTGCCTTGTTcattcatatataatttaatgcaTCATTAAACAATATAACTATCTTTTATTTCGTAGGCCTTACACTTTTTCATCAGATATAGTTATGGATGAATAATGATACTATGGACAAAATTTCATTCTATAGTATTGAAAAAAGTGAACTTGTGTTATAAGTAGCATCTACGTAGTATGTATAATTTAGGGGTGTTTATGGGTTGAGTTAgattgggttgaaaaaatttatttacCCAATCTAATTGTttgggttgtaaattttttcaacttaaataacccttattaaaaaataaatccaacCCAGctcaaccatgaaatatttgggttgggttggttcgggttaatcgggtcatttatttaaaattttgttctaaaaagaaacaaaacgtaAATGTGTAAacatctaatttaattattttcatatattggattaagattaacaactcaatttcaatttatatagtgaaattttttttttctgaaatgcaaaaaactactttttgttgaagaacaaattattcaaaaaaaaaattgaattaaataaaattaaaatcaatacatgtataaataatcgtgttataagtaataacaaaaatatattttaaaattaataataaactcGAATTCGTTCGAATTGGTTTAGGTTATATTTAGGTGAATCCatgaaccaatccaacccatacaattttcatttatttaaatccaACTTAATCCAAATGTGTTGATAACCCAATTCAAATCATacggattgggttgggttgatcggtttttttaGGTAATGTCGAAataggttataaaataagaattcatgtttgaacatttttttttggggggggggggggtttcTCAAAATTATAACCATCGTGTATTTCGTCAAAAAACAATCGTTatcaaagaaaaaataataatacattaattttagagTTATAACTACTATTTGCATAGTTGAATATTATTTGACATGCACTTCTTACTTTAAGATTAAAAGCACTTTTTGTACCTTTTACTTGGgacttttctatttataaggatattttaaaaaataaaaaataaattatattattagtTTTCTAAGTACAGAAAAAATCTCAATTAGTTCTACATAAAAGTCTTCTGAATAATTGAACTCTACACGCTTTCAagacaattaatttaattagttgaGTTGTCAATGGAAAATTATGACTACTTTTGGGgttaatttgatataaaatgaaatttaaaaaaataataacattaaaattaaataattactttaaacaacaaaactgtttaaaatatttttaaatataataaaatgtctcGGTGATAGACAATAATAAACTATTATCATCTATCACTAGATAGTCGTCCgaaagatatatattttattttgtaaaataagtaGTAGTCTATTACTATCTATCACTAAGAGACAATAacattttgttttatatataaataacttgACTCATTTTGTTACTTATGTAAATAACCCAATAAGACAGAatgttaaaagaaataaataaataaataagaaggaAAATCATGTCTTTTGTTTAGATCTTCTTTGAAATCTTCTTAAACGTTATATTTATCTACCTTAATAAAATTGACCTTtactttcaattcaatttttaaatatttttatttatatctaatttaaaTTGTTAAGATCACTTTGTTAactattttactttttatttttatttttgaaaattaagtccatGAATAATGCTTCCACCTcctaatttcttcttttgttatctactttcaccaatagttttaaaaaataagtcaatttTAGAGAACTacaaaaaagtagcttttaaaatgttgtttttttttatggaatttGACTacgaattcaaccattgtacttaaaaaaatatatgcaaattattgtaagaaatatgaatgaaataggtaattttcaaaaacaaaatacaaaaccatgtagttaccaaacgagatctaaatatttgactttaattacataaaatagaTTATTTGTTGAACACACGTTTTAACATAGTCGTTATTTTAATagataaagaaaagaataagaaaGGCATTTGTCAAAAAGTTTAGGGCCATTTGTTTCGCAGGTATCCTAGATTTTTATGGAGTAGGTATCTGGATTATCATATTTGTTTTGTGATATTATGAGATGTCCCGACATTTGAAGATTTGATGTTCGGACGAAAGGCATCTAAAGAGTATTTGATGCCCTCCTGAAACATGAGTTTTCTAGATTCTCGAGTTGAGGGCATCCCCATTTTACTTTTTTGtccatcttttttattttattttattatatatatatatatatatatcaatctttatttgcattatataattaaaataaacacttaGCCAGGTATATCATATATGGTTAGTTATATgataattctttttattttttagcaatatattcaattttaaatttaaattaatatctacttttataaaaaatcttaaatatgatatattattttgttgagaaaaataacatataaaaataatataaattgtattaattttaaaagaaattcaaattgataaaaacaaatatgttatataaattcaaattatatcaaattaattataaagtaataaataatCGTAAGGGCATTCTTggaattttatgtaaatttaagacattcccGAGTAGAAATCTATGAAACAAAcacaattatcaaaatattatcaaatatttGCAAAAATATTCATACAAAACAAACATAGTAATTTAAAGATGTCGGACATTataatttctaatatatataattctgGGCATCTAAGATTCTGGTTATTTACATTCCAAAAAAACAAATTGTCTTCCAAAAGGTTAAAAAAGTCTTTCTCttcaaagaaatttaatttaatactgttttttttttttccatttgagCCGACCATTTATCTCAACAAAATTAAGATATAGCTAATTgagaaaaatacctttttagcCCTCGAATTTTCTGAAATAATTGCATTTAATCTATGAAGTTTTAAATTAGctattttagtccctaagtttttaacaatttaaaagGTCCTCTTCATTAAcagaacaatttaaattaacagATCTAtccaaataaatatttaaatgatgatGTGGCTTGTTGACTAAGTTGATGATTTGGATTTAAATTTGTCACATGAAGTTCGTCTCGTAAAGTTATTAATTTATGTCTTTTGTTTTGTGAAGTTCGTCTCGTGAAATAACTTTAAGGGACGAACTTCACGAGAAATGAAACTCAACGAACTCAACTTCACGTTCTTTCTGttttttgtctcgtgaagtttgTCTCACGAAGCTATTTCACTAGACGAATTTCACGATAAATGAACTCAACTTAACGTTATTTTtgtcttttgtctcgtgaaATAACTTTACGAGACGAACACGAGACAAATTTAAATCCAAATCATCAACTTAGTCAACAAGTCATATCAACCTTTAAATAATTTACTTGGAtatatttgttaatttaaaGTGTTATGTTAATGAAGATGACATTTTAAACCTattattgaaagtttaaggactaaaatgacTAATTTGAAACTTCAAGGACCAAATGCACCTATTCCAAAAAACTTGggactaaaaagatatttttttcttagataatttatttcatttcaattaaattaatctctcattaaaaaaaaaaaaaaaattgtcaagtCATATGTAAGCTAGAGTACATGCACGCTCCAATGAATTTCAAGAAAACCATAATTATTTAAGATCTCTTCATATAGATAAGATAATACTTTCTTTTAgttcattcaaaattaaattattacacatactttaattttatcaaacttTGGTGGTTAATAATTGCTACTTAGTGTCAGATTTTTCTCGAACACTTATGTGgatattttgataaaatttgttagttatatttaatattatgtaAAAATTATCGATATTTGTTAATAAAAATTGAGATGAAAAAtgcttaattaaataaatagaaattttctctctctttttttcactAGGGAAACATGCTAAACCGAAAAATCACACCGACACTTCATTCCAATTAACAATTTCAACtgttttctaattttagaaTATAGTATGTATTTCTCAATGATTATTGCATTCCACCATTTATCATATGTttcatgattatttaattaaattcaataataatttaaacaatcttctaaaaaaattaataatttaaacatattattaataATGCATCTGAAgtctaacaatttttttttttttttttttaagaaaaaatttactAACGTAttatgaaaagaaaaggaaaaactaaCACATCtcaatatatatgttttttattttaattttgtaaaaattattacattttaacctttctttattttgaaattatctttgattatttcaattaaaaatgatttCGAAATGAGTTTTGTCaggatttttttttgtgttatttgtttatatctttattttaatcttgaatttttaggtttacttttttttttaatttctatttttttaaaaaaaaaattatcataacataTCAACTttagaaaataaacaatttttatcCTTACTTTCACTTTTTCctacaaattaataaatagggTTCAAATATGCATATTAATTAGCACATGAATGTAAGCATAAGTTTAAACCACATATGGGAGAAAAAAGTTTTGGGTACAGCCATATTAAATGGCGAAATATTATACTAATAACCAAATAcgtactttttttttcaacaacaaaaacaaatattttgaaaatttaagtgttaaaataattatttttaaaatgtgtcTAAAATAAACGTATTGAATATTCGAGATAAAACAAATCAAAAAGTCATAGAACTAAAATACAATTTAAACCttataactttttaaattatttttaactatattggaaattttaaaaaaaatgaaaaaattcaaattatactCTCAAACTTGCTTGTTATGTTGTATCAATTTTTTCCTTACAACTTTAATTTCATCGAATTGAACTCTAGAGTTAATTAGATGCTATAATATCTACCCTCCATTTAATTTTCGCTAATCTaccattaattttataaaaagacAAGGTAAAAATCTCCACAAACTCACTAATATAGTAATATCAATAATTTCATATTTTGGGCacatttaaatttgatcaatTTATATATTAACCATTGAATAATTTTATCACAATTCAAAAGTTCTAAAAAAACAGCtctaatgtattttttttcttaatatttttgTCATTGTACAATACAAgtgttttagattttatttttttaatagagatTTGAACTTTTAACATCAAAAATGGGTAATACTATTAATAGTGAATTATATTTACTCGactgtattttatattttcattaataGCATATGAAAATGCTTTATTCATTTTTAAAGAAGTTGGAAATGAAATCTTATTACTAGATAATAATTGCAAGTTTGCATCACCTTTTCAAATTTATGGAtgaaaagttatttatttatttatttatttattactactATAAAAGTAACATCAAACCAAATATAATAAAGAATTTATAATAATCTTCTTTCGTTAAACCCAATCCCAAAATTGAAAAGTAAATTTTATAAGAAGgaatcaaaactcaaaatttcatcaatgcaGAATAAAATAGAAGTATAAAATAAAAGCTTTaagtcaaaaaataaaaaaggaaaaaaaagaaagaaaacgacAAATTGAAACAGATTCGTTACGTGGCGTCACTATCAGACGGGAATTTCCACGTAGACGTTAGGAAATCCCCGTCATGCGTTGCCATAAAAACCAGAAGCGTAACCTTCTAGGATTTTATATGCCTTTTTACCAACTCGGCAATCTCTACGAAaacgacttttttttttttttttttttttttgagaaattattttttagattaaattttattttaatttttgaactttagattttattctattttagtatttaaacttttaaaatatctatttttgttcctaaacattttaattcttactattaattagttaataaattGATGATGTCAcatctaattt comes from Benincasa hispida cultivar B227 chromosome 2, ASM972705v1, whole genome shotgun sequence and encodes:
- the LOC120071640 gene encoding uncharacterized protein LOC120071640; the encoded protein is MWLACVWEEKERELGRQQAPGTCPFCQGKVYAIDVERRWKLCFLPLCLKIKRKYLCTLCSRRLELCHW